The following are from one region of the Papaver somniferum cultivar HN1 unplaced genomic scaffold, ASM357369v1 unplaced-scaffold_132, whole genome shotgun sequence genome:
- the LOC113332772 gene encoding calcium-binding protein CP1-like: MCPSNVNSRQSETVSESDFRPAFDVLDTDRDGKISVNDLKSFYSGFQRTASDEEISSMISIADSNKNGFVEIDEFEKVVMGGNGKNSRNPSSSTSSASLMNDVFKIMDKDGDGKLGFEDLKDYMKCAGLFTSDDDIRAMIKLGGGDENEGVSFEGLLDILAV, from the coding sequence ATGTGTCCTTCAAATGTGAATTCCCGTCAATCTGAGACAGTATCTGAATCTGATTTCCGTCCGGCTTTTGATGTACTAGATACAGACAGAGATGGAAAGATCAGTGTAAATGATTTAAAATCGTTCTACTCAGGTTTCCAACGAACCGCTAGCGATGAAGAAATTAGTTCCATGATATCGATTGCGGATTCTAATAAGAACGGGTTCGTAGAAATCGACGAATTCGAGAAAGTTGTTATGGGTGGAAATGGAAAGAACTCAAGAAACCCatcgtcatcaacatcatcggCTTCGTTAATGAATGATGTGTTCAAGATTATGGATAAAGATGGAGatggtaaattagggtttgaggatttgaaagattacatgAAATGTGCAGGCCTTTTTACAAGTGATGATGATATTAGAGCTATGATTAAATTGGGCGGTGGAGATGAAAATGAAGGTGTATCTTTTGAAGGCCTTCTTGATATCTTAGCTGTTTaa
- the LOC113332833 gene encoding uncharacterized protein LOC113332833 — protein sequence MYDLHVLICFGITGIKTHAAEVKQCFIKLPTRNQILVCCDGASKGNPVSASFGFVARNEISDCTGASSRGLRITTNYLAKMMVLVVAGEWEVKKEYVEVCFSLDSKAVLKAFSNGKIPWIVETRWNNIKRNITNIIFRHSYREINFSADRMAKNGVLLARGTVLFYEEKPGFLGGL from the coding sequence ATGTATGATTTACATGTTTTAAtttgttttggtattactggGATTAAAACACACGCTGCTGAggtgaaacaatgttttatcaagCTTCCTACTAGAAATCAAATACTCGTCTGCTGCGATGGTGCATCTAAAGGAAATCCTGTGAGTGCTAGTTTTGGGTTTGTGGCAAGGAATGAGATTAGTGATTGTACGGGTGCATCATCTAGAGGTTTGAGGATAACTACAAATTATCTGGCTAAGATGATGGTATTGGTGGTAGCAGGTGAGTGGGAAGTCAAGAAAGAGTATGTGGAGGTATGCTTCAGTCTAGATTCTAAGGCAGTATTGAAGGCATTTAGTAATGGAAAAATTCCTTGGATTGTAGAGACTAGATGGAATAATATTAAGAGGAACATTACTAACATCATATTCAGACACTCTTACAGGGAGATTAACTTTTCTGCAGATAGGATGGCCAAGAATGGAGTGCTCCTAGCAAGAGGAACTGTACTTTTCTATGAGGAAAAACCTGGATTCTTGGGAGGATTGTAG